Proteins from one Triticum aestivum cultivar Chinese Spring chromosome 7A, IWGSC CS RefSeq v2.1, whole genome shotgun sequence genomic window:
- the LOC123151341 gene encoding wall-associated receptor kinase 2 isoform X3: protein MAWPGCPDKCGNISIPYPFGTGKGCFQEPFNVTCNGTGAYLGSNGLRILDISLTLGEVRVQNPHITSRCNFSNGSNSTSGLDILTLDPFHTVSNTKNKLTSIGCGGLAMLVGQAKGKNQLEYLTADSCISSCMDVSSIGNGTECSGMGCCQAPVSGNINAFLAQSIPVSAIYNSTVQSFSPCTYSFVAEDDWFKFDRSYINSTNFGRKYTDGVPLVLDWVVGNGSCSETSKMGSQYACQAMNSDCIDVSNGPGYRCNCSQGYEGNPYLQGGCKDINECEPPNQSLYPCKGNCRNTVGSYTCSCSSGFRSDDPKSIPCVQADPNKALKVALGTSAGVVFLMVCMFALRAEHQKRKLTKEKERFFDQNGGQILYHQIMSKQVDTLMIFTQEDLKKATNDFDESREVGRGGHGTVYKGVLKDGRVIAVKRSKIMNVAETDEFVQEIIILSQTNHRNVVRLLGCCLEVEVPILVYEFIPNGTLFEFIHRNRGTPPPSLDTRLRVAQESAEALAYLHLSMNHPIVHGDVKSMNILLDENYMAKVTDFGASRTLPKNEVQFMTLVQGTLGYLDPEYLQERQLTEKSDVYSFGIVLLELITGKTAIYHDGPKEGKSLASSFLLAMKEVSLDGILDASILSAGMEALLREVAELARMCLSTRGEERPSMTQVADKLKALRSTWREKLLLTDGETEHLVSVPAALAFHDPLSSIMFSTGPRMSGIGIETPR from the exons ATGGCATGGCCTGGCTGCCCAGATAAGTGTGGCAACATCAGCATCCCGTACCCGTTTGGCACCGGAAAAGGCTGCTTCCAAGAACCCTTTAATGTCACATGCAATGGGACCGGGGCATATCTGGGCTCAAACGGACTTAGGATACTGGACATCAGTCTTACCTTGGGTGAGGTTCGTGTTCAGAATCCACATATAACATCACGATGCAACTTCAGCAATGGCAGCAATAGCACCAGTGGTTTGGACATCTTAACTCTTGATCCTTTTCATACGGTTTCCAACACCAAGAACAAGTTGACATCAATCGGCTGTGGTGGACTTGCAATGCTTGTGGGACAAGCCAAGGGCAAGAACCAGCTTGAGTACCTCACCGCTGACTCATGCATTTCATCCTGCATGGACGTAAGCAGCATCGGTAATGGCACAGAGTGCTCTGGCATGGGTTGCTGCCAGGCCCCTGTTTCAGGAAACATCAACGCCTTCCTCGCCCAATCCATACCAGTATCAGCTATATACAACTCTACCGTTCAGTCTTTCAGCCCATGCACCTACTCATTCGTTGCTGAGGATGATTGGTTCAAGTTTGATCGTTCCTATATCAACTCTACAAATTTTGGACGTAAATATACAGATGGTGTTCCTTTGGTACTCGATTGGGTTGTTGGTAATGGAAGTTGTTCTGAAACCAGCAAGATGGGATCACAGTATGCCTGCCAAGCCATGAACAGCGATTGCATTGATGTGTCCAATGGCCCCGGTTACCGCTGCAACTGTTCTCAAGGTTATGAAGGCAATCCCTACTTACAAGGAGGGTGCAAAG ACATCAATGAGTGCGAACCTCCAAACCAGTCCTTGTATCCTTGCAAAGGTAATTGCAGAAACACCGTTGGGAGCTACACCTGTTCATGCTCATCAGGATTTAGGAGCGATGATCCAAAGAGCATACCCTGCGTTCAAGCTGACCCAAACAAAGCTCTGAAGGTGGCCTTAG GCACATCCGCCGGTGTCGTCTTCCTCATGGTTTGCATGTTTGCTCTACGGGCTGAGCATCAGAAAAGGAAGCTGACTAAAGAGAAGGAAAGATTCTTTGATCAGAATGGTGGTCAGATATTATACCATCAAATTATGTCAAAACAGGTCGATACATTGATGATATTCACACAGGAAGATCTAAAGAAGGCTACGAATGATTTTGACGAGAGCAGAGAAGTGGGCAGGGGCGGTCACGGCACTGTGTACAAGGGTGTTCTTAAGGATGGAAGAGTAATAGCCGTGAAGCGCTCCAAGATCATGAATGTGGCCGAAACTGATGAATTTGTGCAGGAGATTATCATACTTTCACAGACCAACCACCGGAATGTGGTCAGGCTTCTAGGGTGCTGCTTAGAGGTGGAAGTCCCCATACTAGTCTATGAATTCATCCCGAATGGCACTCTTTTTGAATTCATCCATCGTAACCGTGGGACACCACCTCCCTCGCTGGACACCCGGCTCAGGGTCGCTCAAGAATCTGCTGAAGCACTCGCATATCTGCATCTGTCCATGAACCACCCCATAGTGCATGGAGATGTCAAGTCCATGAACATTCTCTTGGACGAAAACTACATGGCGAAGGTGACTGACTTTGGGGCATCAAGGACACTCCCCAAGAATGAGGTTCAGTTCATGACATTGGTGCAGGGGACCTTGGGTTACCTGGATCCCGAGTACCTGCAGGAACGGCAGCTCACGGAGAAGAGCGACGTTTACAGCTTCGGCATTGTGCTGCTGGAGCTGATCACGGGGAAGACGGCGATCTACCACGACGGCCCCAAGGAAGGCAAGAGCCTCGCGTCGTCCTTCCTGCTCGCGATGAAAGAGGTGAGCCTCGATGGCATCCTGGACGCGAGCATACTAAGCGCCGGGATGGAGGCGCTGCTGAGAGAAGTCGCTGAGCTTGCGAGGATGTGCTTGAGCACCAGGGGGGAAGAGAGGCCTTCCATGACCCAGGTGGCTGACAAGCTGAAGGCTCTGCGGAGCACCTGGAGGGAGAAATTGCTGCTGACGGACGGCGAGACTGAGCATTTGGTATCGGTACCTGCAGCTTTGGCGTTTCATGATCCTCTGTCATCGATCATGTTCTCGACTGGGCCCCGCATGTCTGGAATAGGTATAGAGACACCCAGATGA
- the LOC123151341 gene encoding wall-associated receptor kinase 2 isoform X2, giving the protein MGCCSLVACQKLLLLVAATLVLDQSTTAYGAASSGSISMAWPGCPDKCGNISIPYPFGTGKGCFQEPFNVTCNGTGAYLGSNGLRILDISLTLGEVRVQNPHITSRCNFSNGSNSTSGLDILTLDPFHTVSNTKNKLTSIGCGGLAMLVGQAKGKNQLEYLTADSCISSCMDVSSIGNGTECSGMGCCQAPVSGNINAFLAQSIPVSAIYNSTVQSFSPCTYSFVAEDDWFKFDRSYINSTNFGRKYTDGVPLVLDWVVGNGSCSETSKMGSQYACQAMNSDCIDVSNGPGYRCNCSQGYEGNPYLQGGCKDINECEPPNQSLYPCKGNCRNTVGSYTCSCSSGFRSDDPKSIPCVQADPNKALKVALGTSAGVVFLMVCMFALRAEHQKRKLTKEKERFFDQNGGQILYHQIMSKQVDTLMIFTQEDLKKATNDFDESREVGRGGHGTVYKGVLKDGRVIAVKRSKIMNVAETDEFVQEIIILSQTNHRNVVRLLGCCLEVEVPILVYEFIPNGTLFEFIHRNRGTPPPSLDTRLRVAQESAEALAYLHLSMNHPIVHGDVKSMNILLDENYMAKVTDFGASRTLPKNEVQFMTLVQGTLGYLDPEYLQERQLTEKSDVYSFGIVLLELITGKTAIYHDGPKEGKSLASSFLLAMKEVSLDGILDASILSAGMEALLREVAELARMCLSTRGEERPSMTQVADKLKALRSTWREKLLLTDGETEHLVSVPAALAFHDPLSSIMFSTGPRMSGIGIETPR; this is encoded by the exons ATGGGTTGCTGCTCGCTTGTTGCAT GTCAGAAGCTCTTACTACTTGTTGCCGCCACCCTAGTCCTAGACCAGAGTACTACCGCTTATGGGGCTGCGTCCTCTGGGAGCATCAGCATGGCATGGCCTGGCTGCCCAGATAAGTGTGGCAACATCAGCATCCCGTACCCGTTTGGCACCGGAAAAGGCTGCTTCCAAGAACCCTTTAATGTCACATGCAATGGGACCGGGGCATATCTGGGCTCAAACGGACTTAGGATACTGGACATCAGTCTTACCTTGGGTGAGGTTCGTGTTCAGAATCCACATATAACATCACGATGCAACTTCAGCAATGGCAGCAATAGCACCAGTGGTTTGGACATCTTAACTCTTGATCCTTTTCATACGGTTTCCAACACCAAGAACAAGTTGACATCAATCGGCTGTGGTGGACTTGCAATGCTTGTGGGACAAGCCAAGGGCAAGAACCAGCTTGAGTACCTCACCGCTGACTCATGCATTTCATCCTGCATGGACGTAAGCAGCATCGGTAATGGCACAGAGTGCTCTGGCATGGGTTGCTGCCAGGCCCCTGTTTCAGGAAACATCAACGCCTTCCTCGCCCAATCCATACCAGTATCAGCTATATACAACTCTACCGTTCAGTCTTTCAGCCCATGCACCTACTCATTCGTTGCTGAGGATGATTGGTTCAAGTTTGATCGTTCCTATATCAACTCTACAAATTTTGGACGTAAATATACAGATGGTGTTCCTTTGGTACTCGATTGGGTTGTTGGTAATGGAAGTTGTTCTGAAACCAGCAAGATGGGATCACAGTATGCCTGCCAAGCCATGAACAGCGATTGCATTGATGTGTCCAATGGCCCCGGTTACCGCTGCAACTGTTCTCAAGGTTATGAAGGCAATCCCTACTTACAAGGAGGGTGCAAAG ACATCAATGAGTGCGAACCTCCAAACCAGTCCTTGTATCCTTGCAAAGGTAATTGCAGAAACACCGTTGGGAGCTACACCTGTTCATGCTCATCAGGATTTAGGAGCGATGATCCAAAGAGCATACCCTGCGTTCAAGCTGACCCAAACAAAGCTCTGAAGGTGGCCTTAG GCACATCCGCCGGTGTCGTCTTCCTCATGGTTTGCATGTTTGCTCTACGGGCTGAGCATCAGAAAAGGAAGCTGACTAAAGAGAAGGAAAGATTCTTTGATCAGAATGGTGGTCAGATATTATACCATCAAATTATGTCAAAACAGGTCGATACATTGATGATATTCACACAGGAAGATCTAAAGAAGGCTACGAATGATTTTGACGAGAGCAGAGAAGTGGGCAGGGGCGGTCACGGCACTGTGTACAAGGGTGTTCTTAAGGATGGAAGAGTAATAGCCGTGAAGCGCTCCAAGATCATGAATGTGGCCGAAACTGATGAATTTGTGCAGGAGATTATCATACTTTCACAGACCAACCACCGGAATGTGGTCAGGCTTCTAGGGTGCTGCTTAGAGGTGGAAGTCCCCATACTAGTCTATGAATTCATCCCGAATGGCACTCTTTTTGAATTCATCCATCGTAACCGTGGGACACCACCTCCCTCGCTGGACACCCGGCTCAGGGTCGCTCAAGAATCTGCTGAAGCACTCGCATATCTGCATCTGTCCATGAACCACCCCATAGTGCATGGAGATGTCAAGTCCATGAACATTCTCTTGGACGAAAACTACATGGCGAAGGTGACTGACTTTGGGGCATCAAGGACACTCCCCAAGAATGAGGTTCAGTTCATGACATTGGTGCAGGGGACCTTGGGTTACCTGGATCCCGAGTACCTGCAGGAACGGCAGCTCACGGAGAAGAGCGACGTTTACAGCTTCGGCATTGTGCTGCTGGAGCTGATCACGGGGAAGACGGCGATCTACCACGACGGCCCCAAGGAAGGCAAGAGCCTCGCGTCGTCCTTCCTGCTCGCGATGAAAGAGGTGAGCCTCGATGGCATCCTGGACGCGAGCATACTAAGCGCCGGGATGGAGGCGCTGCTGAGAGAAGTCGCTGAGCTTGCGAGGATGTGCTTGAGCACCAGGGGGGAAGAGAGGCCTTCCATGACCCAGGTGGCTGACAAGCTGAAGGCTCTGCGGAGCACCTGGAGGGAGAAATTGCTGCTGACGGACGGCGAGACTGAGCATTTGGTATCGGTACCTGCAGCTTTGGCGTTTCATGATCCTCTGTCATCGATCATGTTCTCGACTGGGCCCCGCATGTCTGGAATAGGTATAGAGACACCCAGATGA
- the LOC123151341 gene encoding wall-associated receptor kinase 2 isoform X1 produces MTHIINYNMHPAQLERYLYDNSCSLPTGQKLLLLVAATLVLDQSTTAYGAASSGSISMAWPGCPDKCGNISIPYPFGTGKGCFQEPFNVTCNGTGAYLGSNGLRILDISLTLGEVRVQNPHITSRCNFSNGSNSTSGLDILTLDPFHTVSNTKNKLTSIGCGGLAMLVGQAKGKNQLEYLTADSCISSCMDVSSIGNGTECSGMGCCQAPVSGNINAFLAQSIPVSAIYNSTVQSFSPCTYSFVAEDDWFKFDRSYINSTNFGRKYTDGVPLVLDWVVGNGSCSETSKMGSQYACQAMNSDCIDVSNGPGYRCNCSQGYEGNPYLQGGCKDINECEPPNQSLYPCKGNCRNTVGSYTCSCSSGFRSDDPKSIPCVQADPNKALKVALGTSAGVVFLMVCMFALRAEHQKRKLTKEKERFFDQNGGQILYHQIMSKQVDTLMIFTQEDLKKATNDFDESREVGRGGHGTVYKGVLKDGRVIAVKRSKIMNVAETDEFVQEIIILSQTNHRNVVRLLGCCLEVEVPILVYEFIPNGTLFEFIHRNRGTPPPSLDTRLRVAQESAEALAYLHLSMNHPIVHGDVKSMNILLDENYMAKVTDFGASRTLPKNEVQFMTLVQGTLGYLDPEYLQERQLTEKSDVYSFGIVLLELITGKTAIYHDGPKEGKSLASSFLLAMKEVSLDGILDASILSAGMEALLREVAELARMCLSTRGEERPSMTQVADKLKALRSTWREKLLLTDGETEHLVSVPAALAFHDPLSSIMFSTGPRMSGIGIETPR; encoded by the exons ATGACCCATATCATTAATTATAACATGCATCCAGCCCAGCTAGAACGGTATTTATATGATAACTCTTGTTCATTGCCTACAGGTCAGAAGCTCTTACTACTTGTTGCCGCCACCCTAGTCCTAGACCAGAGTACTACCGCTTATGGGGCTGCGTCCTCTGGGAGCATCAGCATGGCATGGCCTGGCTGCCCAGATAAGTGTGGCAACATCAGCATCCCGTACCCGTTTGGCACCGGAAAAGGCTGCTTCCAAGAACCCTTTAATGTCACATGCAATGGGACCGGGGCATATCTGGGCTCAAACGGACTTAGGATACTGGACATCAGTCTTACCTTGGGTGAGGTTCGTGTTCAGAATCCACATATAACATCACGATGCAACTTCAGCAATGGCAGCAATAGCACCAGTGGTTTGGACATCTTAACTCTTGATCCTTTTCATACGGTTTCCAACACCAAGAACAAGTTGACATCAATCGGCTGTGGTGGACTTGCAATGCTTGTGGGACAAGCCAAGGGCAAGAACCAGCTTGAGTACCTCACCGCTGACTCATGCATTTCATCCTGCATGGACGTAAGCAGCATCGGTAATGGCACAGAGTGCTCTGGCATGGGTTGCTGCCAGGCCCCTGTTTCAGGAAACATCAACGCCTTCCTCGCCCAATCCATACCAGTATCAGCTATATACAACTCTACCGTTCAGTCTTTCAGCCCATGCACCTACTCATTCGTTGCTGAGGATGATTGGTTCAAGTTTGATCGTTCCTATATCAACTCTACAAATTTTGGACGTAAATATACAGATGGTGTTCCTTTGGTACTCGATTGGGTTGTTGGTAATGGAAGTTGTTCTGAAACCAGCAAGATGGGATCACAGTATGCCTGCCAAGCCATGAACAGCGATTGCATTGATGTGTCCAATGGCCCCGGTTACCGCTGCAACTGTTCTCAAGGTTATGAAGGCAATCCCTACTTACAAGGAGGGTGCAAAG ACATCAATGAGTGCGAACCTCCAAACCAGTCCTTGTATCCTTGCAAAGGTAATTGCAGAAACACCGTTGGGAGCTACACCTGTTCATGCTCATCAGGATTTAGGAGCGATGATCCAAAGAGCATACCCTGCGTTCAAGCTGACCCAAACAAAGCTCTGAAGGTGGCCTTAG GCACATCCGCCGGTGTCGTCTTCCTCATGGTTTGCATGTTTGCTCTACGGGCTGAGCATCAGAAAAGGAAGCTGACTAAAGAGAAGGAAAGATTCTTTGATCAGAATGGTGGTCAGATATTATACCATCAAATTATGTCAAAACAGGTCGATACATTGATGATATTCACACAGGAAGATCTAAAGAAGGCTACGAATGATTTTGACGAGAGCAGAGAAGTGGGCAGGGGCGGTCACGGCACTGTGTACAAGGGTGTTCTTAAGGATGGAAGAGTAATAGCCGTGAAGCGCTCCAAGATCATGAATGTGGCCGAAACTGATGAATTTGTGCAGGAGATTATCATACTTTCACAGACCAACCACCGGAATGTGGTCAGGCTTCTAGGGTGCTGCTTAGAGGTGGAAGTCCCCATACTAGTCTATGAATTCATCCCGAATGGCACTCTTTTTGAATTCATCCATCGTAACCGTGGGACACCACCTCCCTCGCTGGACACCCGGCTCAGGGTCGCTCAAGAATCTGCTGAAGCACTCGCATATCTGCATCTGTCCATGAACCACCCCATAGTGCATGGAGATGTCAAGTCCATGAACATTCTCTTGGACGAAAACTACATGGCGAAGGTGACTGACTTTGGGGCATCAAGGACACTCCCCAAGAATGAGGTTCAGTTCATGACATTGGTGCAGGGGACCTTGGGTTACCTGGATCCCGAGTACCTGCAGGAACGGCAGCTCACGGAGAAGAGCGACGTTTACAGCTTCGGCATTGTGCTGCTGGAGCTGATCACGGGGAAGACGGCGATCTACCACGACGGCCCCAAGGAAGGCAAGAGCCTCGCGTCGTCCTTCCTGCTCGCGATGAAAGAGGTGAGCCTCGATGGCATCCTGGACGCGAGCATACTAAGCGCCGGGATGGAGGCGCTGCTGAGAGAAGTCGCTGAGCTTGCGAGGATGTGCTTGAGCACCAGGGGGGAAGAGAGGCCTTCCATGACCCAGGTGGCTGACAAGCTGAAGGCTCTGCGGAGCACCTGGAGGGAGAAATTGCTGCTGACGGACGGCGAGACTGAGCATTTGGTATCGGTACCTGCAGCTTTGGCGTTTCATGATCCTCTGTCATCGATCATGTTCTCGACTGGGCCCCGCATGTCTGGAATAGGTATAGAGACACCCAGATGA